One Stigmatopora argus isolate UIUO_Sarg chromosome 19, RoL_Sarg_1.0, whole genome shotgun sequence genomic window, ATTGGTAAGGCCGCAAAGTCCTGCGATGAAATCCAAGAAAACGAAGTGCAATAGGAAAAGTACCTTAATACCATCATTTAAACATCGATGCATTCGACATTGCTCTTTGTAGAGGATAAAGAACATATCTTGGGAGTGTTATATTTCTGGTCAACATGTTTTGCCGCACCATTCAAAGTACAACATCCCATAGGACTTCTTTTTATAGCCCATCATTGCCATGTTGTATTATTTGTTTGAATTGTTTGTACCATCTAATAACCTGCTGCGTGTTGTAAAGTGATTTGATTTTACTGCCATTTTAACAGCGTTTTTTCCCCTCTAAATATTCCTTGCAAgtcaaagcaaagaaaaaagaaagaaaatcgcCCCAAACATATGTTTGGCTTGAAAAATCGTAAAACTTATATTTCAAAGACACCATTTCATTGCTCATACTACAGGTATTAAAGTTAGAACTGCAATTTCATCAGTGAAAGGAACATTGTCATATAActcctgtctttttttgtttccctaTAGGAAGCACATTTCCCAAGAAGGGTCAGACATGTGTTGTTCATTACATAGGTGAGTGAGTCATGCTTTTTGTAAATGCTCTTGTATTGTCCTATGTCCTTGATATTGTCCTCTTATGTTGTCTCACGTTTTCTTTTGTCATTCCATGTTATCTCATGCTTCATTGAATCTTAAATGAAGcatatttttgtttaataataCTACTGTATTGAAGATCAATATTAATATTCAAATCTCTGAATGTGAGCATTTCAATTCTGTGTGCGGTAGGGGCTCTTTTGTTAGTACCGGCCAATTTTTGTGAGCTGCACCACTGCGACAAGGGGGTACCACATTTGGGTTAGCGCATGCCTTTGGCGCAGACAAGTAGGTCAGACAgaaagtaaacaaaacaaaaagcaccGCTCGTATGGTATCAGCCCCGTCTGCGGATCAGCAGGTTTATGATGCGGCTATAAAAACATTGCCTCAGACTGTGCGCCGAGGACTCATCATAAACACGTGGCTACGTTCCAACGCACTCGCCAATATTATCTAACCTGAGCAAGAACGTTGACATTACTCATTTGCATGTGGGTGTAGCAATGCAGTGAAAGTTTGACTGCCGGTCAAATAACATGAAACGGTTGTTACGTGTAAGCGCCCGTGTTTCCTCTTTGGGTCAAAGACTGGTCCACTTAGTGTTTTATAAGAGCAAAGATTAAAACCAAGATCCCATGAGAAAGGAGTCTGGTGATAGCGGTTAGCCATAGTATTAGGACGCCAGGCGCTCCAAGGCTTTCCGTTGGCCAAATAGAATCAAAGATAAGACACTGCTTGCTTAGTATGTGGCTGTTTTGTTTCAATCGGAAACAACCGTCACATTCCGATGTCCTCACTTGATCCCAAGTGCATTGGAGACACTGGCCACGGTTGTTTGTGGTCTTCCCTTTGGGTTTTTTAgccacacagacacgcacagaCGCTCGCTTACATGGCGTGCAGCTGACCCTCCCGTGACTCAGGCGAGAGGCAGACATTCCCAAACATGGGGAGGTaggaattttttgggaaaacCGCTCACGCGTGCACATGGAGTTTTCAGTAATAGAGTGGACCTGTTAACCTGTTATTAGTATTCAGCAGACTGACATTCAAGAATAGAATCCAAAGTACTCTGTTTGAGCAGATATCCAAAATAGTTACTCAGTTGAGGGGGTTACAGTACCCaatgtatgttgggacactcacaACTCTAGTTCAAAATCCCAACTATATTTAAATTCACTATTAAGAGCCAACCTtcaattttgtaaattattttattcctGTGCAAATTCTGTGACTTCCCTTAATATTCCTGCACATTTTTAAGCCCAAGTCTAGGTGATTACACTTAGTTTTTTTATGAGACTACAACATCGCTAGAGTATTCTTGACCAAGATAAATAAAGATCAAATGACAAAAAGGGTATCTGTGTAAGCAACAAGCCAAGAGTTTGCGATGATGTCACGCCTACATGTGAATGTGATTCccaacacacacgcatacacaaaaATAACTGGAGCTTGCCTTTCCAAAAACTCGTAATAAATCTGTCATGCTTGTTCATGACAAGATTGAGAAAACTCTAGTCAAAAACCTATGATACCAAATACACAGATGGTGTACCAATCTGGTTGGATGTTGATGTTTTTCAAAGGGGTTTGGCTATTTCCCGTTGTGGGGAACACAACCAATGGCTTATAAAATTGAACTGGGTCGGATAGACAGATGGGccaaattttgatatttcagTTTAGGGTGTGGTCATAGCTTGTCATTGACAATGTGTGATGATCATAACAAAGAACTGTTCATCTCCATAAGCTGATAAAACAAATGCTGAGCTAAGCCATATTGTATATCACGCTAACGGCTTAATAGAGTTCCTTTTCATGACTGGCTCCAATGTTAGCGTTACACTACCCACAGACTGCGGTTTTCCCACCCGTGTTATATGCAGTCCCGCCAGTCACCTAAAGCTACATTCTTGTAGACATAATCACTGCAGTGCGGGCTCAGACATAAAGCCTGACATGCAGCTTTTCTCTTCCACCCTCTTTTTAGTGCGGGGTAGGGGGGGTGTCACGCTGATACCTCCTCTAGACTGAGGGGGATGGGGGGCGAGACAGGATATGGCGGAGTAAAAATAACCCCGCCTCTGTTCGctcttaagctttttttttttgccctctgTTTTTGTGCCAACGCAGCCAAACAGCTTTCTGTTGAGAGTCGTAAACGGCAGCGGCAGGATCAGGAAGGGATGGCGACTACCACCCCACCTATGTACCCATCAATAACAAGAGCAAATATTGTTATTAATAATGCTGAGTTTTGAGTGACACTTTCTAGCAGACATTTAAGGGGACGATACCCCATTCATGTTGTTGGATTGCAGAGTTCAGACCTGCCCGTCAttggtaaatgaaaaaaaatgcaattatagaGAGaagattgattaaaaaataaacagtatttCAACACACGCAAAAAGGTTCATCTTTTGGGGGTGAACCGCAAATTGGCAAGTAATTGCTGTCATTATACATGATTCAACAACTGCAACGGTTAAATAGATTGTGAGCACACCTGTTAGAATTTTGCTCTACCAAATTGCGCAAGCTACAATacctaaaaaaatggtttaattcaGATGTCAATCATGGCAAGCCATCCCCGTTTAATAAATTAAACTGCAAGATcagtcaagattttttttccacacctcCTAATGTTAGAAACTGCCTTTGGGCTTAAAAAAAACGTGCCAGACACCACACTGTCGCACTTGCAGGATTTACGACATCTGCTGCAGTCTAATTCCAAATGGGGTGGGGTTTCTGGGGTTTTAGCAAAATTTGGCGCTTTTGTTAAGCCTTTACCTCCATTCCCGAACTTTGTTTCCATTGCCGTTTCTTAGTTTGTTTGATAGATTAAATTTAAGAAGCTGTTGGAGCATTTTTTCGGTATACAGCTTGACTGCATGTCATTTTTAAGCAATTTTATGGCAAACTAGTTTTTCGAAATCAGCGAACTAGTCTGACTTTGGAGTGGACAAGCGGTAGTGCAGGCGAGATTTTGCCACAACCCTAACATTGTTTGTTGACAGGGAGTGTCAAAGGTCCCCCACCTGTTTGGGCCCTGCTACAACTGTCCCACTTTGCCCTCCACTTTGGCGACCATTCCTTCCAATAGTGGTTGAAACAGTTTCCCGGCAAACTGAGATTTGTGATTTGTTTTGTAACCAGATGGTGTTGATCACAAtattttcaacacatttttttccttccatttaATGGACTTGTGGCTTAATCATTCTATGGTAGGACTCACCATAGCATGTGCTGACTCTCCATCAGCTTGCACTTGCCGTCTTCCTTGTTTGGAACCTATCCCGGTCCAGCTTAGATTGGCGACCCTTGCGTTATTCCTAGAAATGGCAAAAGCCGCTAAATTTAGACAGCCGGAGAAAGCGGAGAGGCGACGCCGTTTATGGCGTTAAATTGTGACGTTGGCGCAACGTCTTTAAGACCCATCTTATTCACCCTTGTTGAGTGCACAGTgacataaattaaattaaattaaattgttaCTGGAGTAGGGTTGCATCTGGAAGCAATGGCTAATCATTCTAATTGAAATAAAGTTTGACATGAGTGAATGTGATGAacttaaaaatgaaacaaactgGTAGCACTTAATTTATGAAATAGCATAATTTTTCAAGCATGAGCTAGATAAAAGTATGTCCTGATTACAGTGGTgtaagttattttttattttctttagtaaaaagctcagtttGAGCTATATTTCCTTTTCTGGGTTCCTCCATTTCTTATCTTTCTCCCTCGACATGCTGACAAGAAGTGGCCTAGTTgttaactttaaaaataatccaataaACCAGGCCACTGCTTCCTGATTCGCATTCCGTCTTtgtgcatttttggggaaaattgaaACAGACCCAAGATCTCGATAAGAGTCCCCCTCCCATCATTTCCTGGGataatatgatgaaaaaaaaagtccttgtTCCCAAATCTCACCAATAAAGTGACCATTTCCCTCTTTTTGACAGGTATGCTGCAGAACGGCAAGAAATTTGATTCGTCCCGAGACAGAAACAAGCCCTTCAAATTCAAGATTGGACGCAACGAGGTGATCAAGGGCTGGGAAGAAGGTGTGGCTCaggtcaggaaaaaaatattacattcttTGTAAACATGTCACTGTAGTAGTACCTGCTACACTAGATGGTTGTGTAGACTGCCTTTATTTGACTTTATAGGGAACATTTTGatgaaattaataaatgaaCTGCATTCTTATGCATTGCCTATTTTTGCCTATTGGGGAGCGCAATTCTCAAAAATAGCTCCATGTTCTTCAATATAAACATTAGTCAAGATTTCCTTGCATTTAAGATTGTAACTTGAGTTTACTTTTAAGAAAGTACAATGGCTCCCTCTGCTGCACATGAGAGTAAGACAGATTTTAGTATGGGAAATCCCAAACCTGCTTAAAATTAATGGAAGTGACATTATATATAATTGGCATTTAGAGTTATTTACAACAACTTTTCTCACTATAAAATGTAAACAAGGTATATTATTTgtcattcttttttaaaaacatttatttgtaactataaataaaataaaattttgtcatgttttcagTAATaggctaaataaaaaaatgacatcttgGTCATCTcatgtttaaattaaaaatagcaGAAATAATCGAATATAAATACATCAAACAAATAAtggtctaaaaataaataatatgataTTAAAGTGAATTGatcaatagtaaaaaaaaacatttccattacAGATACAAAAACAAGCGTAAATGAAATGAACTGAACCATTGCTGATTGATGTTGCATTTGTGTGTCCTCAGATGAGTCTGGGACAGAGGGTGAAGCTCACTTGCACGCCTGACGTTGCATACGGTCTCACGGGTCACCCGGGCGTTATCCCTTCTAACGCTACGCTGGTTTTTGATGTGGAGCTACTCAAACTGGAGTGAAATTAATTGTGCAGGGACCTGGTTGATGTGCTAAACTCCCCAACCCAACCCTGGCTACACTCTTGTTCCActtattatttaaatttcatACCATACTGCAATCTAAACACTCACTGCCTTACAGTGTTAGCAACAGAGCATAAGCACATTGCAAAAGTCCCTCCATCATGACTTTGGAATtttctatatatacataatccTTCCATAACATACACTACTGAGATAACTGCATTGCCACTTTAATCAGGGTATCTCCTGCTGAATTGTCCCCAAAACTTAGCCATGTATTTGCTAATTCCCACCCtcatccaatttttaaaaaagcatttactGCACGTCTTTTCTCTAATTGCCCCAATCTGATGATGTACTGAACTGTTGCTGCTTATCATTTGTTGACCAATAAAAATGGCATGGCAACTTCATTGTGTCCTTTGTTTCATTATTATGATTTACTTTTAGAAATTAATTGATTTGATTAAGCATTAAATTTAAGCTACAGAAATATTTGTTATAATGTTATAACCTTAAACATGGTAAATTTACGCACAACCTTAAGAGCAAGGTCTTAAATTTACTGtaccaatatggccgccagAGAGGAAGTCACTCACCAATTTTTTCCGGTCTTATAGTTCAGTGTATGAACTCTCTTCCGATTGGATGATGGAGGATGTTATGAAAGTACATTGGATGGACTCACACACGCCTTTTATCAACCTTTAAAGACCAAAAGAAACAAGGTCAGTATTGTCGTAGTAAACTGGATCTACGAGTGGTTGCTCTATTTTGTTGagaatttgtcaaaaaaaaatccctttgccACTGTTAGCTAAGATGCACATCGTTGCTGTTGCACCCCAAGCTTAACTTTCTATTTTACTAACATAAATCTGACATTGTCTCAATTTGCCGCAGATGAACATGTTTAGGTTCAAATGTTTGACGTGATCGTTACCACGTAGGTTTGTTATTGTTTCGATTCCCTTATTTGAAAGTTACTTCCTAGTTTTTAGCTTGCAATGCTAACAAAATGATCAATTCA contains:
- the fkbp1b gene encoding peptidyl-prolyl cis-trans isomerase FKBP1B, translated to MGVEVETISPGDGSTFPKKGQTCVVHYIGMLQNGKKFDSSRDRNKPFKFKIGRNEVIKGWEEGVAQMSLGQRVKLTCTPDVAYGLTGHPGVIPSNATLVFDVELLKLE